A genomic window from Herbiconiux aconitum includes:
- a CDS encoding ABC transporter ATP-binding protein: protein MTTTRTLVPALDINDVTLELGDGDARIRALDNVSLTVMPGEFVTIVGPSGSGKSSLLAVAGALTKADSGTVHVHGTDLGRIRGNAAARFRLDTIGFVFQSGNLIPALTSADQLRLMGRLAGNPSVDPAPLLDAVGMKHRAKRRPAQLSGGERQRVGIARALVNSPSLLLVDEPTAALDRARSHEVVQLLAEQAHRADVAVVMVTHDHEVLEHCDRVLEMVDGTLSPYTT from the coding sequence ATGACAACGACCCGCACACTCGTACCCGCACTCGACATCAACGACGTCACGCTGGAGCTCGGCGACGGCGACGCACGCATCCGCGCTCTCGACAACGTCTCGCTCACCGTCATGCCGGGCGAGTTCGTCACCATCGTCGGACCGTCCGGTTCGGGCAAGTCCTCGCTCCTCGCGGTCGCCGGCGCCCTCACCAAGGCCGACTCCGGCACGGTGCACGTGCACGGCACCGACCTCGGCCGCATCCGCGGCAACGCGGCGGCACGCTTCCGGCTCGACACCATCGGTTTCGTGTTCCAGTCGGGCAACCTCATCCCGGCCCTCACATCGGCCGACCAGCTCCGACTCATGGGGCGCCTGGCGGGCAACCCGTCGGTCGACCCGGCACCGCTCCTGGACGCGGTGGGCATGAAGCACCGCGCCAAGCGCCGCCCGGCACAGCTCTCCGGCGGTGAGCGCCAGCGCGTGGGCATCGCTCGTGCCCTCGTCAATTCCCCTTCGCTCCTGCTCGTCGACGAACCCACGGCGGCGCTCGACCGGGCCCGGAGCCACGAGGTCGTGCAACTGCTCGCCGAGCAGGCACACCGGGCCGATGTCGCGGTGGTGATGGTCACCCACGATCACGAGGTGCTCGAACACTGCGACCGCGTGCTCGAGATGGTCGACGGCACGCTCTCGCCCTACACGACTTGA
- a CDS encoding ABC transporter permease — protein sequence MFLAARELRFARGRFTLMGIVIALIAVLVVLLSGLSSGLVNDGVSGLKSMPATAFAFDEGTITDNAFSRSLVDGEQLATWQEAEGVDQAEPMGVSIVNGTTDTDHQVDLTLFGIQPGGFLDPAVSGGTAVGDDLGGIVVSETAKSEGLELGTVVTLDRIGLELKVVGFTEGQATFGHVDVAYLPIDTWRLIASNTALPGAPTAEQIAALDYDYSSVVALDAPSGTDLTAIDATAGTMTMSRTEAFNASPGYEAETLTLTMIQVFLYAICALVVGAFFTVWTIQRKGEIAILRAVGASRGYLLRDSIAQAAILLIGFTAIGVAAGVGLGAIMPDAMPFDLEAGPIAVASVLTIALGLIGAVLAVVRISRIDPLTALGGRQ from the coding sequence ATGTTCCTCGCTGCGCGCGAACTCCGGTTCGCTCGAGGCCGGTTCACGCTGATGGGTATCGTGATCGCTCTGATCGCCGTGCTCGTGGTGCTGCTCTCCGGTCTTTCCTCCGGTCTGGTCAACGACGGGGTCTCCGGGCTCAAGTCGATGCCGGCCACCGCCTTCGCCTTCGATGAGGGCACGATCACCGACAACGCGTTCAGTCGTTCGCTGGTCGACGGCGAGCAGCTCGCCACGTGGCAGGAGGCCGAGGGCGTCGACCAGGCGGAGCCGATGGGCGTGAGCATCGTCAACGGCACCACCGACACCGACCACCAGGTCGACCTGACCCTGTTCGGGATACAACCCGGCGGATTCCTCGACCCCGCCGTCTCCGGTGGAACCGCGGTCGGCGACGACCTCGGCGGCATCGTCGTGTCGGAGACCGCGAAAAGCGAGGGACTCGAGCTCGGCACGGTCGTGACCCTCGACAGGATCGGACTCGAGCTGAAGGTCGTCGGCTTCACCGAAGGGCAGGCCACCTTCGGTCACGTCGACGTGGCGTACCTCCCCATCGACACCTGGCGGCTGATCGCGTCGAACACGGCGCTGCCCGGAGCTCCGACGGCGGAGCAGATCGCCGCGCTCGACTACGACTACTCGAGCGTCGTCGCCCTCGACGCGCCGTCGGGAACCGACCTCACCGCCATCGACGCGACCGCCGGCACGATGACGATGTCGCGCACCGAGGCCTTCAACGCCTCACCGGGCTACGAGGCCGAGACGCTCACGCTCACCATGATCCAGGTCTTCCTCTACGCCATCTGCGCACTGGTGGTCGGCGCGTTCTTCACCGTCTGGACGATCCAGCGCAAGGGCGAGATCGCCATCCTCCGCGCTGTGGGAGCGTCGCGCGGCTACCTCCTGCGGGACAGCATCGCGCAGGCCGCGATCCTCCTCATCGGCTTCACCGCGATCGGAGTCGCCGCCGGCGTCGGGCTCGGCGCCATCATGCCCGACGCGATGCCCTTCGACCTCGAGGCCGGCCCGATCGCCGTCGCAAGCGTTCTCACCATCGCCCTGGGTCTCATCGGAGCGGTTCTCGCCGTCGTCCGGATCTCCCGAATCGACCCCCTCACCGCGCTCGGAGGCCGGCAATGA
- a CDS encoding TetR/AcrR family transcriptional regulator, producing MPKITAPTVAEHRVAQRGALVAAAKAIIAESGVAAITPRSVCERAGLARSSFYEYFPSKDDLLAAIAMQAFDEWAAELEAAIAAAAPGRGRLHAYVAATIRMTADGKHSLATGLQQADLSPKSVETIMAMHDALTTPLRTLLEELRIPNAVAQAALVQGVINAGMQLVGHGVPPGDVIDSVNGILDGGVQG from the coding sequence GTGCCGAAGATCACCGCCCCCACTGTCGCGGAGCACCGCGTCGCGCAGCGTGGCGCCCTCGTGGCGGCCGCAAAAGCGATCATCGCCGAGAGCGGCGTGGCTGCGATCACCCCGCGTTCCGTCTGCGAACGGGCGGGCCTTGCGCGATCGAGCTTCTATGAGTACTTCCCCTCGAAGGACGACCTGCTGGCAGCGATCGCCATGCAGGCCTTCGACGAGTGGGCAGCCGAGCTGGAGGCCGCGATCGCTGCCGCTGCGCCCGGGCGTGGCAGGCTCCACGCCTATGTCGCGGCGACGATCCGGATGACGGCCGACGGCAAGCACTCGCTGGCCACCGGACTACAGCAGGCCGACCTCTCTCCTAAGAGCGTCGAGACCATCATGGCCATGCACGACGCCCTCACGACGCCGCTCCGCACCTTGCTCGAAGAGCTGCGGATCCCGAACGCGGTGGCCCAGGCGGCGCTCGTGCAGGGGGTCATCAACGCCGGCATGCAGTTGGTGGGTCATGGGGTTCCGCCGGGGGACGTGATCGATTCCGTCAACGGGATCCTCGACGGAGGCGTGCAGGGCTGA